A genomic region of Phragmites australis chromosome 2, lpPhrAust1.1, whole genome shotgun sequence contains the following coding sequences:
- the LOC133905402 gene encoding lycopene epsilon cyclase, chloroplastic-like has translation MGLSGAMISAPLGCRGLPRGVVGGGGTGLRAEAERLRRAGRRLGGGTARCVATEKHDEKAGGVAVGVEFADEEDYRKGGGGELLYVQMQATKPMESQSKIASKLLPISGENSILDLVIIGCGPAGLSLAAESAKKGLSVGLIGPDLPFTNNYGVWEDEFKDLGLESCIEHVWKDTIVYLDRNKPILIGRSYGRVHRDLLHEELLRRCYEAGVTYLNSKVDKIIESPDGHRVVCCERGREILCKLAIVASGAASGRLLEYEVGGPRVCVQTAYGVEVEVENNPYDPSLMVFMDYRDCFKEKFSHSEQENPTFLYAMPMSSTRVFFEETCLASKDALPFDLLKKRLMYRLDAMGVRILKVYEEEWSYIPVGGSLPNTDQKNLAFGAAASMVHPATGYSVVRSLSEAPRYASVISDILRNRVSTQYLPGSSQNYSPSMLAWGTLWPLERKRQRAFFLFGLALIIQLDNEGIQTFFETFFRVPRWMWQGFLGSTLSSVDLILFSFYMFTIAPNQLRMNLVKHLLSDPTGSTMIKTYLTL, from the exons ATGGGGCTCTCCGGCGCGATGATCTCCGCGCCGCTCGGCTGCCGCGGTCTACCGCGCGGGGttgtcggcggcggcggaaccggGCTGAGAGCGGAGGCGGAGAGGTTGCGTCGGGCGGGGCGTCGTCTCGGCGGCGGGACGGCGAGGTGCGTGGCGACGGAGAAGCACGACGAGAAGGCGGGAGGGGTCGCGGTCGGGGTGGAGTTCGCGGACGAAGAGGACTACCgcaagggcggcggcggcgagctgctCTACGTGCAAATGCAGGCCACCAAGCCCATGGAGAGCCAGTCCAAGATCGCCTCCAAG cTATTGCCCATATCTGGTGAAAATTCAATACTTGATTTGGTTATCATTGGCTGTGGTCCTGCTGGCTTATCTCTCGCTGCAGAATCAGCTAAGAAAGGGCTCTCCGTTGGCCTCATTGGCCCAGACCTTCCATTCACGAACAACTACGGTGTGTGGGAGGATGAATTCAAAG ATCTCGGCCTAGAGAGCTGTATTGAGCATGTCTGGAAGGATACTATCGTCTACCTAGACAGAAACAAGCCGATACTGATTGGCCGTTCTTATGGCAGGGTGCACCGTGACTTGCTACATGAGGAGTTGCTGAGAAG ATGCTATGAAGCTGGAGTTACATATCTCAACTCGAAGGTGGACAAGATCATAGAATCTCCAGATGGCCATAGAGTAGTCTGTTGTGAAAGGGGCCGAGAGATACTTTGCAAGCTTGCCATTGTTGCTTCCGGGGCAGCATCTGGTAGGCTTCTAGAGTACGAGGTTGGGGGTCCACGTGTTTGTGTGCAGACTGCATATGGAGTAGAAGTTGAG GTGGAAAACAATCCATATGATCCCAGCTTAATGGTTTTTATGGACTACAGAGATTGTTTCAAAGAGAAATTCTCACACTCTGAACAAGAAAATCCCACTTTCCTGTATGCTATGCCCATGTCATCCACACGAGTTTTCTTCGAG GAAACATGCTTAGCTTCTAAAGATGCGTTGCCCTTTGATCTACTTAAGAAGAGGTTGATGTATCGGTTGGATGCAATGGGAGTTCGTATCCTAAAAGTTTACGAGGAG GAATGGTCCTATATTCCTGTTGGAGGGTCCTTACCGAACACAGATCAGAAAAATCTTGCATTTGGTGCTGCAGCAAGTATGGTGCATCCTGCAACCG GATACTCAGTGGTCAGATCTTTATCTGAAGCTCCGAGATATGCTTCTGTAATATCTGATATCTTAAGGAACCGAGTTTCTACACAATATTTGCCAGGAAGTTCTCAAAATTACAGTCCATCAATGCTCG CATGGGGAACTCTATGGCCTCTAGAAAGGAAACGTCAACGCGCATTCTTCCTTTTTGGATTGGCACTGATAATCCAACTGGATAACGAAGGAATACAAACATTCTTCGAAACCTTTTTCCGGGTGCCGAGATG GATGTGGCAAGGATTCTTGGGATCAACTCTTTCATCGGTGGATCTCATACTATTTTCATTCTACATGTTTACAATAGCGCCAAATCAGTTGCGAATGAACCTCGTCAAACATCTCCTCTCTGACCCGACCGGCTCAACAATGATCAAGACCTACCTGACCTTGTAA
- the LOC133905396 gene encoding U-box domain-containing protein 35-like: MQGGPLSPEEYRAASPPALLHQPGSTIVVAIDRDRNSQLAVKWVVDHLLSGASHVVLLHVAAHYPTNHGFAVAETTQGALEAEMKEIFVPYRGFCNRNGVEVSEIVLEEADVSKAILGYITANKIQGIALGASSRNAFTKKFKNADVPSTLMKCAPDYCNIYVVAKGKSVNVRLAKCGVPAITGADFPQDTDSLRGGGSYTRRGSRGQLPPATPDARRSIDSRTVPELTTRPPFRERSLPSSSSKPVLLGKMGDYSDGCTRSMRPDSLGGDLDFGQSTRFSSIDFGENLDLSITLAASPGREPMSPATGAQREVEVEMRRLRLELKQTMDMYNAACKEAINAKQRAKEMQLMKLEEARRLEDARHAEEAALALAEMEKAKCRAAMEAAEAAQRLADLEAQRRRNAEVRARREADEKVRALDAISSHDFRYRKYHIDEIEMATERFSDELKIGEGGYGPVYRASLDHTPVAIKVLRPDAHQGRKQFQQEVEVLSCIRHPNMVLLLGACPEYGCLVYEYMDNGSLEDRLFRRGGTPPIPWSQRFRIAAEIATALLFLHQTKPEPLVHRDLKPANILLDRNYVSKISDVGLARLVPPSVVDSVTQYRLTATAGTFCYIDPEYQQTGKLGVKSDIYSLGVLLLQVVTARPPMGLTHHVEKAIDAGTFAQMLDITVKDWPVEEALVYAKLALKCTEMRRKDRPDLATVILPELNRLRNLGHAYEASVRTGSSGSREGGAQGQEKASVSSPTVGGSSWRTAES, from the exons ATGCAAGGAGGCCCACTGAGCCCGGAGGAGTACCGGGCCGCGTCGCCGCCGGCGTTGCTGCACCAGCCGGGCTCCACCATCGTCGTGGCCATCGACCGGGACCGGAACAGCCAGCTGGCCGTGAAgtgggtcgtggaccacctcctctccggcgcctcccacgtcgtcCTTCTCCACGTCGCCGCCCACTACCCCACTAACC ATGGATTCGCCGTGGCAGAGACGACGCAGGGCGCGCTAGAGGCTGAAATGAAGGAGATCTTTGTCCCCTATAGAGGATTCTGCAACCGGAATGGG GTGGAAGTATCAGAGATAGTATTGGAAGAGGCAGACGTGTCCAAGGCCATTCTAGGTTACATCACGGCAAACAAGATCCAGGGCATTGCTCTCGGCGCATCCAGCAGAAATGCATTCACCAA GAAATTCAAGAACGCGGACGTGCCGTCGACCCTGATGAAGTGCGCGCCGGACTACTGCAACATTTACGTCGTCGCCAAGGGCAAGTCCGTCAACGTCAGGCTCGCCAAGTGCGGCGTGCCGGCCATCACCGGCGCCGACTTCCCTCAGGACACTGACTCCCTCCGGGGAGGGGGATCGTACACGAGGCGGGGCTCCAGGGGGCAGCTGCCGCCGGCAACGCCCGACGCCCGGCGCTCCATCGACAGCCGCACTGTGCCGGAGCTCACAACCCGGCCGCCGTTCCGCGAGCGATCGCTCCCTTCCTCGTCCAGCAAGCCCGTCTTGTTGGGCAAGATGGGCGACTATTCCGACGGGTGCACCCGCTCGATGAGGCCCGACTCCCTCGGCGGTGACCTCGACTTCGGCCAGAGCACGCGCTTCTCCTCCATAGACTTCGGCGAGAACCTCGACCTGTCCATCACCCTCGCCGCCAGTCCCGGCCGGGAGCCCATGTCGCCGGCCACTGGA GCGCAacgggaggtggaggtggagatgcGGCGTCTGCGGCTGGAGCTGAAGCAGACGATGGACATGTACAACGCGGCGTGCAAGGAGGCCATCAACGCGAAGCAGCGCGCTAAGGAGATGCAGCTGATGAAGCTGGAGGAGGCGCGGCGGCTGGAGGACGCTCGGcacgcggaggaggcggcgctcgCGCTGGCCGAGATGGAGAAGGCCAAGTGCCGCGCGGCCatggaggctgccgaggcggcgcAGCGGCTGGCCGACCTGGAGGCGCAGCGGCGCCGCAACGCCGAGGTGCGCGCGCGCCGGGAGGCCGACGAGAAGGTGCGCGCCCTGGACGCCATCTCCAGCCACGACTTCCGGTACCGCAAGTACCACATCGACGAGATCGAGATGGCCACGGAGCGCTTCTCTGACGAGCTCAAAATCGGCGAGGGCGGCTACGGCCCCGTGTACCGCGCCTCCCTGGACCACACCCCCGTCGCCATCAAGGTGCTCCGCCCCGACGCGCACCAGGGGAGGAAGCAGTTCCAGCAGGAGGTGGAGGTGCTCAGCTGCATCCGCCACCCCAACATGGTCCTGCTTCTGGGCGCATGCCCGGAGTACGGCTGCCTGGTGTACGAGTACATGGACAACGGCAGCCTCGAGGACCGGTTGTTCCGGCGCGGAGGCACGCCGCCCATCCCGTGGAGCCAGCGGTTCCGGATCGCGGCGGAGATCGCGACTGCGCTGCTGTTTCTTCACCAGACGAAGCCGGAGCCGCTGGTGCACCGGGACCTGAAGCCGGCCAACATCCTTCTGGACCGCAACTATGTGAGCAAGATCAGCGACGTCGGGCTGGCGCGCctggtgccgccgtcggtggtgGACAGCGTGACGCAGTACCGGctgacggcgacggcgggcaCCTTCTGCTACATCGACCCAGAGTACCAGCAGACGGGAAAGCTGGGCGTCAAGTCGGACATCTACTCCCTCGGTGTGCTGCTACTGCAGGTGGTCACCGCGCGGCCGCCCATGGGGCTCACGCACCACGTCGAGAAGGCCATCGACGCCGGCACCTTCGCGCAGATGCTCGACATCACTGTCAAGGACTGGCCCGTCGAGGAGGCGCTCGTATACGCCAAGCTCGCGCTCAAGTGCACCGAGATGCGGCGGAAGGACCGGCCGGACCTCGCCACCGTCATACTGCCGGAGCTCAACCGCCTCAGGAACCTCGGACACGCCTACGAGGCGAGCGTGCGCACCGGGAGCAGCGGCAGTAGGGAAGGCGGCGCGCAGGGGCAGGAGAAGGCCAGCGTGAGCTCACCGACGGTGGGCGGCAGCTCGTGGAGGACGGCGGAGAGCTAG